The Ischnura elegans chromosome 1, ioIscEleg1.1, whole genome shotgun sequence genome contains a region encoding:
- the LOC124167046 gene encoding ubiquitin-conjugating enzyme E2 G2: MENKCNRKTKQKNLTDNMAGSALRRLMAEYKQLTLNPPEGIIAGPINEENFFEWEALITGPEGTCFEGGVFPAKLVFPPDYPLSPPKMQFTCEMFHPNIYSDGRVCISILHAPGDDPMGYESSAERWSPVQSVEKILLSVISMLAEPNDESGANVDAAKMWREDRNEFNRIAERIVRSTLGLPPP; the protein is encoded by the exons ATGGAAAACAAATGCAACAGAAAAACCAAACAAAAGAATCTCACTGACAACATGGCAGGTTCAGCGCTCAGGAGATTGATGGCAGAATATAAAC AGTTAACTCTTAATCCTCCTGAGGGTATAATTGCTGGTCCTATtaatgaagagaatttttttgaGTGGGAAGCCCTCATAAC GGGACCGGAGGGAACATGCTTCGAGGGTGGTGTATTCCCAGCTAAGTTAGTATTTCCCCCAGACTACCCATTAAGCCCTCCAAAAATGCAATTCACGTGTGAAATGTTTCACCCTAACA tttactcCGATGGTCGCGTTTGCATATCAATCCTTCATGCACCTGGGGATGACCCGATGGGATATGAATCCAGTGCCGAAAGATGGAGCCCTGTCCAGAGTGTGGAGAAAATACTCCTTTCTGTAATTAGCATGTTAGCAG AACCTAATGACGAAAGTGGAGCTAATGTGGACGCAGCAAAAATGTGGAGAGAAGACCGAAATGAATTCAATCGTATTGCAGAGAGAATTGTGAGAAGTACTCTCGGATTGCCGCCGCCATAG